A stretch of the Planktothricoides raciborskii GIHE-MW2 genome encodes the following:
- the bchE gene encoding magnesium-protoporphyrin IX monomethyl ester anaerobic oxidative cyclase, with the protein MMKIMMVQPNYHSGGAEIAGNWPPSWVPYVGGALKTAGFKNIRFVDAMTNNISDDILREIIERNQPDVVLATAITPMIYQSQKTLKMVKEVCPQAKTIMGGIHPTYMYAEVLTESPWVDYIIRGEGEEITVNLMRAIAAGTDMSDRHQIKGIAFLENGQIFATPAHDPIANLDTLTPDWSLLEWDKYIYIPLNVRVAVPNYARGCPFTCRFCSQWKFWRNYRIRTPKLFVDEIETLVKEHHVGFFILADEEPTINRKQFIALCEELIDRNLGVHWGINTRVTDILRDAELLPLYRKAGLVHVSLGTEAAAQLNLNVFRKQTTIEDNHRAVQLLKENGIVAEAQFIMGLENETPETIEETYNMALKWNPDMVNWNIFTPWPFSELFQEIGDRVEVRDYSQYNFVTPIIKPNNMEREEVLKGVLHNYARFYMRKTFEYWLIKDSFKRKYMLGCLKAFAKATLNKRFYNLNRVKQKGLHTEIDLGFDQSKIYTREEIAKRKQEHPELAADINFAGTACAKAGDNSSNSDSSACYL; encoded by the coding sequence ATGATGAAAATAATGATGGTTCAACCGAATTATCACTCTGGTGGGGCGGAAATTGCCGGAAATTGGCCGCCAAGTTGGGTGCCTTATGTGGGGGGCGCGTTGAAAACCGCAGGGTTTAAGAATATTCGCTTCGTAGACGCGATGACAAATAATATCTCTGACGATATTTTAAGGGAAATTATTGAGAGAAATCAGCCGGATGTGGTGCTGGCAACGGCAATTACCCCGATGATTTATCAATCGCAGAAAACTCTGAAGATGGTGAAAGAAGTTTGCCCCCAAGCGAAGACGATTATGGGGGGAATTCACCCCACTTATATGTATGCAGAAGTTTTGACGGAATCCCCTTGGGTGGATTATATTATTCGGGGTGAAGGGGAAGAGATTACGGTGAATTTGATGCGGGCGATCGCTGCGGGAACGGATATGAGCGATCGCCACCAAATTAAAGGGATTGCATTTTTAGAAAATGGCCAAATTTTCGCCACACCAGCCCACGATCCAATTGCCAATCTGGATACATTAACCCCGGATTGGAGTTTATTAGAATGGGATAAATATATTTATATTCCCTTAAATGTGCGGGTAGCGGTACCCAACTACGCTAGGGGTTGTCCGTTTACCTGCCGGTTCTGTTCTCAGTGGAAATTTTGGCGCAATTATCGCATCCGCACGCCAAAATTATTCGTGGATGAAATTGAAACCCTGGTGAAAGAACACCATGTAGGTTTCTTTATTTTAGCTGATGAAGAACCGACGATTAATCGGAAACAATTTATCGCCTTATGTGAGGAATTAATCGATCGCAACTTGGGGGTTCACTGGGGAATTAATACTCGCGTCACCGATATTTTACGGGATGCAGAGTTACTGCCTCTCTATCGGAAAGCGGGATTAGTTCATGTGTCCCTGGGCACGGAAGCAGCCGCCCAATTAAACCTGAATGTGTTTCGCAAACAAACCACCATTGAAGATAATCACCGGGCGGTGCAATTGCTGAAAGAAAATGGCATTGTGGCCGAAGCCCAATTTATTATGGGTTTAGAAAATGAAACCCCGGAAACCATTGAAGAAACCTATAATATGGCGCTGAAATGGAATCCAGATATGGTGAACTGGAATATATTTACTCCTTGGCCATTTTCTGAATTATTCCAAGAAATCGGCGATCGCGTCGAAGTGCGGGACTACTCTCAATATAACTTTGTCACCCCAATTATTAAACCCAACAACATGGAACGAGAAGAGGTACTCAAAGGGGTACTACATAACTATGCTCGTTTCTATATGCGGAAAACATTTGAGTATTGGTTAATCAAAGATAGCTTTAAGCGGAAATATATGTTGGGCTGCTTAAAAGCCTTTGCCAAAGCAACTTTAAATAAGCGCTTTTATAACCTTAACCGCGTCAAACAAAAAGGGCTACATACGGAAATTGATTTAGGGTTCGATCAATCCAAAATTTACACCAGAGAAGAAATCGCCAAACGGAAACAAGAACATCCCGAACTGGCCGCAGATATCAATTTTGCGGGCACCGCTTGCGCGAAAGCTGGGGACAATTCATCAAATTCTGACTCCTCCGCTTGTTATTTATAA
- a CDS encoding GDSL-type esterase/lipase family protein: MKKRQILVLLNIALFAVLFISIILNFILYKRGIQYYIDLNQTRLDPFQVSTYPPEAKPPKNPQALSKRVVFFGDSRVLSWPAPNLPNYEFINRGIGGQTSVQIKGRFDQHIRPLQPDIVVLQLGINDLKTIGLFPEKKAEIIANCRENIREIVKKSQALGAVVIVTTIFPFGDIPITRQPLWSDDILPAVQEINAHIASLEDEGIIIFDSFSILADDRGMMPASYRIDELHYNQRGYQKINQEFTELFKTID, encoded by the coding sequence ATGAAAAAAAGGCAAATTTTAGTTTTATTAAATATTGCTTTATTTGCTGTTTTATTCATTTCTATAATACTGAATTTTATCCTCTACAAACGAGGAATTCAGTATTATATAGACTTGAATCAGACTCGCTTAGATCCTTTTCAGGTAAGCACCTATCCCCCAGAGGCAAAACCGCCCAAAAATCCGCAAGCTTTATCAAAGCGAGTGGTATTTTTTGGAGACTCTAGAGTCCTGAGTTGGCCAGCGCCCAACTTGCCCAACTATGAATTTATTAATCGGGGAATTGGGGGACAAACTTCGGTGCAAATTAAAGGACGCTTTGACCAGCATATCCGTCCCCTGCAACCGGATATTGTGGTACTGCAACTAGGGATTAATGATTTAAAAACCATTGGCTTATTTCCCGAAAAAAAAGCGGAAATTATTGCCAATTGTCGAGAAAATATTCGAGAAATCGTCAAAAAATCTCAAGCCTTGGGAGCGGTGGTGATCGTCACGACAATTTTTCCTTTTGGGGATATTCCTATCACCCGGCAACCTTTATGGTCTGATGATATTTTGCCTGCGGTTCAAGAAATTAATGCCCATATTGCCAGTTTAGAGGATGAGGGGATTATTATATTTGATTCTTTTTCCATTCTCGCGGATGACCGGGGCATGATGCCAGCGTCTTATCGCATTGATGAGTTACACTATAACCAGCGGGGATATCAGAAAATTAATCAAGAGTTTACTGAGTTATTCAAAACCATTGATTAA
- a CDS encoding DUF2281 domain-containing protein, producing MTQAKILEKYEALPESLKIEVGHYIEFLLEKYVHSTGASRPNGKEENQDEALTSRGVDIDIADISIEEVKNRVVDPSKTMNRQFFAGQLEAFLNAEDKSSEGIGREVIEARINKWASLKETLRRESGGKKKVAARKAQIRSLAEVGTPEAIEELKEVFKELNQMAEDGEFPHWTAGVVAGLLKDVNASLGHDLYEDENQQNLEKSHGYGSWAGQIIMSDDFDEPLEDLKDYM from the coding sequence ATGACACAAGCAAAAATTTTAGAAAAATACGAGGCATTGCCAGAGTCACTCAAAATCGAAGTCGGTCACTATATCGAGTTTTTGTTAGAAAAATATGTCCATTCGACGGGAGCATCTCGACCAAACGGCAAAGAGGAGAACCAAGATGAGGCCCTCACAAGCCGTGGGGTCGATATTGACATAGCTGACATATCGATTGAGGAGGTGAAAAACCGGGTAGTTGACCCATCAAAGACAATGAACCGGCAGTTCTTTGCCGGACAATTAGAGGCATTCCTTAATGCCGAAGATAAATCCTCCGAAGGTATTGGACGGGAGGTAATAGAAGCCCGCATTAATAAGTGGGCTTCCCTCAAAGAAACCCTTCGTAGAGAGTCCGGGGGGAAGAAGAAGGTAGCGGCTCGTAAAGCCCAAATCCGCTCCTTGGCCGAGGTTGGCACCCCCGAAGCAATTGAAGAGTTGAAGGAAGTCTTCAAAGAATTAAACCAAATGGCGGAGGATGGTGAATTCCCTCATTGGACCGCCGGGGTAGTCGCGGGTTTACTTAAGGATGTTAATGCCTCCTTAGGTCATGACCTGTATGAAGATGAGAACCAACAAAATTTGGAAAAATCTCATGGTTATGGGAGTTGGGCTGGACAAATCATTATGTCCGATGATTTTGACGAACCCCTGGAAGATTTAAAGGACTATATGTAG
- a CDS encoding type II toxin-antitoxin system VapC family toxin, with protein sequence MKFLLDTHVFLWYLLGDTRLINEARQIIDAKTGLYFSIVSLWEISIKLNVGKLEINRPVQELFQEVVTIDAEILPITVEDTQTYASLPVIPGHRDPFDRILVTQAMNRSLFLVSADTKFNPYSIQRIWS encoded by the coding sequence ATGAAATTTCTCTTAGATACTCATGTATTCCTCTGGTATTTACTAGGAGATACCAGACTCATTAATGAAGCCAGACAAATCATCGATGCCAAGACTGGTTTGTATTTCAGTATCGTTAGTTTATGGGAAATTTCCATTAAATTAAACGTGGGAAAACTAGAAATTAATCGACCAGTTCAAGAGCTATTTCAGGAGGTGGTGACGATCGATGCGGAAATTTTACCCATAACCGTTGAAGATACTCAAACTTACGCAAGTTTGCCGGTTATCCCCGGTCATCGAGATCCATTCGATCGCATTTTAGTCACTCAAGCTATGAACCGATCGCTATTCCTGGTGAGTGCCGATACTAAATTTAATCCTTATTCAATTCAACGAATCTGGTCATAA
- a CDS encoding type II toxin-antitoxin system PemK/MazF family toxin — translation MPNGILTYKRGDIWWVDLNPVVGSETGKERPCLMQAK, via the coding sequence ATGCCTAATGGAATTTTGACTTACAAGCGTGGAGATATCTGGTGGGTTGATTTGAACCCGGTGGTGGGTAGTGAAACAGGTAAAGAACGCCCTTGCTTGATGCAAGCAAAATGA
- the hemN gene encoding oxygen-independent coproporphyrinogen III oxidase, translated as MKLLTQDVKFDHDLIVKYDRTSARYTSYPTAHALSSEFTETALHDCIARSNEKKSPLSLYFHIPFCQSACYFCGCNVIVTQTQKAIEPYLNYLYQNIANVSGLIDKDRKVSQLHWGGGTPNYLSLHQVEALWTKINQHFTFADNAEISIEVNPRYVDRNYIFLLRELGFNRISFGIQDFNPQVQAAVNRVQPEELLFNVMSWIREAGFESANVDLIYGLPFQSLSTFTETIEKTIKLDPERVAVFNFAYLPSMKPVQKNIAEKDLPQAEEKLAILQMAIEKLTSNGYVFIGMDHFAKPNNELAIAQREGELHRNFQGYTTLPGADLFGFGITSISMLDDVYFQNHKRLKDYYQAIDAKQLPVEKAVFLDFDDMLRREVIMELMCQFNLSKRQIEAKYDLNFEQYFAWEQEHLHALEKDGLVQVDAEKIQVTPVGRLLIRNIATIFDAHSRQNQVRILSRSI; from the coding sequence ATGAAATTATTAACCCAAGACGTAAAATTTGACCACGATTTGATTGTCAAGTACGATCGCACCAGCGCCCGTTATACCAGCTATCCCACTGCCCATGCCTTAAGCAGTGAATTTACCGAGACAGCTTTACACGACTGTATCGCCCGGAGTAATGAAAAAAAATCGCCCCTATCCCTTTATTTTCATATTCCTTTTTGTCAAAGTGCTTGCTATTTCTGTGGTTGTAATGTGATTGTCACCCAAACCCAGAAAGCTATTGAACCTTATTTGAATTATTTATATCAAAATATTGCCAACGTTTCTGGGTTAATTGACAAAGACCGGAAAGTTTCTCAACTTCACTGGGGTGGGGGAACTCCGAATTATTTAAGTCTGCATCAAGTGGAAGCCCTCTGGACTAAAATTAATCAACATTTTACTTTTGCAGACAATGCCGAAATTTCTATAGAAGTCAATCCCCGCTATGTCGATCGCAACTATATTTTTCTCTTACGGGAATTAGGCTTTAATCGGATTAGCTTTGGGATTCAAGATTTTAATCCCCAAGTTCAAGCGGCAGTGAACCGAGTTCAGCCAGAAGAATTGCTGTTTAACGTGATGAGTTGGATTCGGGAAGCGGGGTTTGAAAGTGCAAATGTGGACTTAATTTATGGGTTGCCTTTCCAAAGTCTGAGTACCTTTACCGAGACGATTGAAAAAACCATTAAACTCGATCCAGAACGGGTGGCGGTGTTTAATTTTGCCTATCTGCCCAGCATGAAACCTGTACAAAAAAATATTGCGGAAAAAGACTTGCCGCAAGCAGAGGAAAAACTGGCAATTTTACAAATGGCGATCGAAAAGTTAACCAGCAATGGTTATGTATTTATTGGCATGGATCACTTTGCCAAACCGAATAATGAGTTAGCGATCGCCCAACGGGAAGGGGAACTGCACCGCAACTTCCAAGGCTATACCACCTTACCTGGGGCCGACTTATTTGGCTTTGGCATTACTTCCATTAGTATGCTCGATGATGTTTACTTCCAAAATCATAAACGCCTGAAAGATTATTACCAAGCCATTGATGCAAAACAACTGCCGGTAGAAAAAGCAGTATTTCTGGATTTTGATGATATGCTGCGTCGGGAAGTAATCATGGAACTGATGTGTCAGTTCAACTTATCCAAACGTCAGATAGAAGCCAAATATGATCTGAATTTTGAGCAATATTTTGCTTGGGAACAAGAGCATTTACACGCCCTAGAAAAAGATGGACTGGTACAGGTGGACGCGGAAAAAATCCAAGTTACCCCAGTGGGTCGGTTACTCATCCGCAATATTGCCACAATTTTTGATGCTCATAGCCGCCAAAATCAGGTAAGAATACTTTCCCGATCTATTTAA
- a CDS encoding DUF2281 domain-containing protein has protein sequence MTQAKILEKYEALPESLKIEVGHYIEFLLEKYVNSTGASRPNGKEENQQNLEKSHGYGSLAGQIIMSDDFDEPLEDFKEYM, from the coding sequence ATGACACAAGCAAAAATTTTAGAAAAATACGAGGCATTGCCAGAGTCACTCAAAATCGAAGTCGGTCACTATATCGAGTTTTTGTTAGAAAAATATGTGAATTCGACGGGAGCATCTCGACCAAACGGCAAGGAGGAGAACCAACAAAATTTGGAAAAATCTCATGGTTATGGGAGTCTTGCCGGACAAATCATTATGTCCGATGATTTTGACGAACCTCTGGAAGATTTTAAGGAATATATGTAG
- a CDS encoding GUN4 domain-containing protein translates to MSDYAYQVGGSLPVDAPSYVKRQADEDLYQGLKAGEFCYVLNSRQMGKSSLRVRTMQRLQKSGILCASIDLTAIGTSEITPEEWYAGVIDSIVGSLDLYNVFDLDEWWETQGRLSNLRRFSKFIEQILINQVQQPLVIFIDEIDSVLSLNFKVDDFFAAIRACYNKRAEQPALGRLTFCILGVTTPYDLIQDRNRSTPFNIGRAIALTGFQFHEAEPLAQGLRQKFAHADHILKEVLSWTGGQPFLTQKVCRMLGNFTPPTTEKTWANWVEKIIRQQVIYNWESQDEPEHLRTIRDRLLWRGDRQGKILQLYQQILRQGSIISQQKPEYLDLQLTGLVVKHNNNLKVYNRIYGEVFNQTWLSSVFKESFTKNNPPNSFNDVAINYSQLRDLLATKQWQAADRETAAIMLKIAGKESAGRLTGQDMQKFPCEELGRINQLWLDFSDGRFGFTVQKQIWEQVGGLVDSDDSETYCRFADRVGWRKNGAWLDYSQLRFNSNSNTTSPLGHLPRVMVVFWPTVAGDETFNERDFLEAIAQAENWTEEEIGDLFEGCVYLFNRLKDCGLESSSELAENPRIDSSPSLADDARTGESKNIVVNSQKPMTRVPLVYAKDRDLNSGFLHEEMIHNCWLRIYLGSITDLVVDVIVSSDDIYLTMGGGVSAKIRRVGGDEIKKEAQLLTPLSLGDIAITTAGNLAAKKIFHAAVLDWQPLQKPTEDPIKKSVVNCLDCANYLKLKTIAFPLLGTGKARFTSLQVFDIMVNEIIAKIGTDNQSIEEVAIVIFGDISLAEYLISTLKK, encoded by the coding sequence ATGAGTGATTACGCTTACCAAGTCGGCGGTAGCTTGCCGGTAGATGCTCCCAGCTATGTGAAACGGCAGGCAGATGAAGACCTTTATCAAGGGTTAAAAGCGGGAGAGTTTTGCTATGTGCTGAATTCCCGACAAATGGGTAAATCTTCGTTGCGGGTGCGGACGATGCAACGGTTACAAAAATCGGGAATTCTTTGTGCTTCCATTGATTTAACAGCGATCGGCACTTCAGAAATTACCCCAGAAGAATGGTATGCGGGGGTGATTGACAGTATTGTGGGCAGCTTAGATTTATATAATGTGTTTGATTTAGATGAATGGTGGGAAACCCAGGGACGGTTGTCAAATTTACGCCGCTTCAGTAAATTTATTGAGCAAATTCTCATTAATCAAGTTCAGCAACCTCTGGTGATTTTTATTGATGAAATTGATAGTGTCTTGAGTTTAAATTTTAAAGTTGATGACTTTTTTGCAGCGATTCGGGCTTGCTATAATAAACGGGCAGAACAGCCCGCATTAGGGCGATTGACTTTTTGTATTTTGGGGGTGACTACTCCTTATGATTTAATTCAGGATAGAAATCGCAGTACCCCATTTAATATTGGCAGAGCGATCGCTCTCACCGGATTTCAGTTCCATGAGGCAGAACCTCTAGCCCAGGGATTACGGCAAAAATTTGCCCATGCGGATCATATTTTAAAAGAGGTGTTGTCTTGGACTGGAGGACAGCCTTTTTTAACTCAAAAAGTTTGTCGAATGTTGGGCAATTTTACCCCTCCCACCACGGAGAAAACTTGGGCAAATTGGGTGGAAAAAATTATCCGTCAGCAGGTGATTTATAATTGGGAATCTCAGGATGAACCGGAACATTTACGCACTATTCGCGATCGCCTACTTTGGCGGGGCGATCGCCAAGGAAAAATCCTGCAACTATATCAGCAAATTTTACGCCAAGGGTCAATTATATCGCAGCAAAAGCCCGAATATTTAGATTTACAACTCACCGGCTTAGTGGTGAAACACAATAATAATTTAAAAGTATATAACCGCATCTATGGTGAAGTTTTTAATCAAACTTGGTTATCATCGGTTTTCAAAGAAAGTTTTACGAAAAATAATCCCCCAAATTCGTTCAATGATGTGGCAATTAACTACAGCCAACTCCGGGATTTGTTGGCGACTAAACAGTGGCAAGCAGCGGATCGAGAAACCGCAGCAATTATGCTGAAAATCGCTGGTAAAGAATCCGCCGGTCGATTAACAGGTCAGGATATGCAAAAATTTCCTTGTGAGGAACTTGGCAGAATTAACCAATTGTGGTTGGATTTTAGTGATGGAAGGTTTGGCTTTACGGTACAAAAACAGATTTGGGAACAAGTGGGGGGATTGGTCGATTCAGATGATTCTGAAACCTATTGTCGTTTCGCCGATCGCGTTGGTTGGCGCAAAAATGGTGCTTGGTTGGACTATTCCCAACTGAGGTTTAACAGCAATTCTAACACCACTTCTCCCCTGGGACATCTTCCTCGCGTTATGGTAGTTTTTTGGCCAACGGTTGCCGGTGATGAGACTTTCAACGAAAGGGATTTTTTAGAGGCGATCGCGCAAGCTGAAAACTGGACAGAAGAGGAAATAGGCGATTTATTTGAAGGATGTGTTTATCTTTTTAATCGGCTGAAGGATTGTGGTTTAGAATCTAGTTCAGAGTTAGCAGAAAATCCCCGCATAGATTCATCACCTTCTCTTGCGGATGATGCGAGAACCGGGGAATCAAAAAATATCGTCGTTAATTCACAAAAACCAATGACTCGCGTTCCATTAGTTTATGCCAAAGATCGGGATTTAAATTCAGGTTTCTTACATGAAGAGATGATTCATAATTGTTGGCTGAGAATTTATCTAGGATCTATTACGGATTTAGTTGTTGATGTGATCGTCAGTTCTGATGACATATATCTGACAATGGGCGGAGGAGTATCGGCCAAAATCAGACGAGTGGGCGGCGATGAAATTAAAAAAGAAGCTCAACTATTAACTCCTTTATCTTTAGGTGATATTGCCATTACCACCGCTGGAAATTTGGCGGCAAAAAAAATATTTCATGCAGCGGTGCTTGATTGGCAGCCCCTACAAAAGCCAACGGAAGATCCGATCAAAAAATCAGTGGTAAATTGCCTGGATTGTGCGAATTATTTAAAACTTAAAACCATTGCTTTTCCTTTGTTGGGAACTGGTAAAGCCCGGTTTACTTCTCTGCAAGTTTTTGATATTATGGTAAATGAGATTATCGCCAAAATTGGCACCGACAATCAAAGTATTGAGGAAGTAGCGATCGTCATTTTTGGTGATATATCTCTCGCGGAATATTTAATTTCAACGCTAAAAAAATAG
- a CDS encoding NB-ARC domain-containing protein, with amino-acid sequence MMPQRRSRRRGVILTHQGFQKLLDAKTASETNENFDKRYSHEALGFRMGLDTDTVAKVFACEVGVDKTTLKCCFRAFNLQLDPDDYQYAKPVMDSQTDNRENHTAKVDNCIDWGEAPDVSEFYGRTEELATLKHWILTDRSRLVTLLGMEGMGKTYLSVKLTQQIQHHFEFVIWRSLLPTSPVTDLLADLIPILSNGQETDLPEPLNRQISRLIHYLQRHRCLLVLDGADSILQDCAAPKMTCRDCICLQQPAKGGYCELFKRVAEAIHQSCLILTSRVKSYELIPLEGQTRPVRVFPLQGLQVTDIQKLFGTKGTFSGTAEDWNRLVDSYAGNPLVLNQIATTIQQLFNGNITEFLKQKITVFGSFFNSLDREFEHLPDLAKATIQCMVVSHQPITFSKLRTTIQSSVSSPALLETLELLQARSWIDANAGLLSLQPMIMQYAKSVMVEKKIAKAQPIAFLERERKLLH; translated from the coding sequence ATGATGCCCCAACGACGGAGCCGGAGACGTGGTGTAATCCTCACGCACCAAGGATTTCAGAAACTTCTAGATGCAAAAACCGCATCCGAAACCAATGAGAATTTTGATAAACGCTATTCCCATGAAGCTTTAGGTTTTCGCATGGGCTTAGATACGGATACAGTGGCAAAGGTCTTTGCTTGTGAAGTGGGAGTTGATAAAACAACCTTGAAGTGCTGTTTCCGAGCCTTTAACCTGCAACTAGACCCCGATGACTATCAATATGCCAAGCCAGTCATGGATTCACAGACAGACAACAGAGAAAATCACACTGCAAAAGTTGACAATTGTATAGATTGGGGGGAAGCTCCAGATGTCTCAGAGTTTTACGGACGCACAGAGGAACTGGCAACCCTCAAGCACTGGATTTTAACCGATCGCAGTCGCCTTGTCACCTTATTAGGCATGGAGGGAATGGGCAAAACCTATCTATCCGTGAAGCTAACCCAACAAATTCAGCATCACTTCGAGTTTGTGATTTGGCGATCGCTCCTCCCAACTTCCCCAGTCACCGATCTCCTAGCAGACCTGATCCCCATCCTATCCAATGGCCAAGAAACGGATTTACCAGAACCACTCAACCGCCAAATTTCTCGACTAATTCATTATTTGCAACGCCACCGTTGCTTGCTGGTTTTAGACGGTGCGGACAGCATTCTCCAAGACTGTGCCGCCCCAAAAATGACCTGTCGAGATTGTATCTGTCTCCAGCAACCAGCCAAAGGAGGATACTGTGAATTGTTTAAAAGAGTGGCAGAAGCCATTCATCAAAGTTGCTTAATCTTAACGAGTCGAGTCAAATCATACGAGTTAATCCCACTGGAAGGACAGACACGACCCGTGCGGGTATTTCCTCTTCAGGGATTACAGGTGACAGATATCCAAAAACTTTTTGGCACCAAAGGAACCTTTAGCGGAACGGCAGAAGACTGGAATCGATTAGTCGATTCCTATGCCGGAAATCCCCTGGTTCTCAACCAAATTGCCACAACGATTCAACAGCTATTTAACGGGAACATTACTGAATTTTTAAAACAAAAAATTACAGTTTTTGGTTCATTTTTTAATAGTTTAGATCGAGAATTTGAACATTTGCCCGATCTCGCTAAAGCAACGATTCAATGTATGGTTGTCAGTCATCAACCGATTACTTTTTCAAAGTTGCGAACCACGATCCAATCCTCGGTTTCCTCCCCAGCACTTTTGGAAACATTAGAACTATTGCAAGCGCGATCGTGGATTGATGCCAATGCCGGTCTGCTCTCTCTCCAACCGATGATCATGCAATATGCCAAATCTGTTATGGTTGAAAAAAAGATTGCCAAAGCTCAACCGATCGCCTTTCTGGAGCGAGAACGAAAGCTACTTCATTGA
- a CDS encoding type II toxin-antitoxin system PemK/MazF family toxin, with protein sequence MVAPFLPGKKTYPFVVNVTPTPQNGLDIDRHINLTQIRTVDFQRIKNQQGVLEESYWPAIEKAVCIELGFSDVFT encoded by the coding sequence ATCGTTGCCCCATTCTTACCGGGGAAAAAGACATATCCATTTGTTGTCAATGTAACACCAACTCCCCAAAACGGATTAGATATAGATCGACATATAAATTTGACTCAAATCAGAACTGTAGATTTTCAAAGGATCAAAAATCAGCAGGGTGTTTTGGAGGAAAGTTATTGGCCAGCCATTGAGAAAGCTGTATGTATTGAACTAGGTTTTAGTGATGTGTTTACATAG